A genomic region of Zingiber officinale cultivar Zhangliang unplaced genomic scaffold, Zo_v1.1 ctg133, whole genome shotgun sequence contains the following coding sequences:
- the LOC122036124 gene encoding rop guanine nucleotide exchange factor 1-like — MITDCLSNSHFLWKNSPPDVLLPPAKSPLAVPFFVFVFAFFFSGKMVDVSSKQEEYVYDNPSVAGSYSPSADVSCSDSSSDFFATSSSAAAALPPDKEVLFWGKKAVDFSEVEMMKERFAKLLLGEDMSGSGQGVCAALAISNAITNLSASVFGELWRLEPLAPQKKAMWRREMDWFLSVSDHIVELTPSVQQFPGGGSFEVMVSRPRTDLHLNLPALKKLDAMLLEMLDGFCTSEFWYVDRGILVSNDDDDKSSARPSSSFRRSSVRQEEKWWLPCPRVPPNGLSEEARKRLQLSKDCANQILKAAMAINSGILAEMDIPDVYFETLPKNGRCCLGDMVYRYITDDQFSPECFLDCVEFPSEHHILELANRTEAAIHVWQQKGQNKHSQSKAKKSSWGEKVMSLVSDTERCLLLAHRAELLLHSVRLRYPGLPQTTLDMFRIQYNKDVGQSILESYSRVVESLAFNIVARIEDLIFVDDAAKKYAAAEAVSVFNQEVLEGIPLKKRSPPSLISIHTPCTSSFATPMFCSSSPIAESPAKVSSSLSKETPDEQHRRKVEKTWSGNLSNRKDAGDAPERD; from the exons ATGATCACCGACTGCCTATCCAATTCCCATTTTCTATGGAAGAATTCGCCGCCGGACGTCTTGCTTCCGCCCGCTAAATCGCCTCTGGCAGTGccattttttgtttttgtttttgctttttttttcagCGGCAAAATGGTCGACGTATCGTCAAAACAAGAGGAGTATGTCTACGACAACCCGAGCGTCGCCGGAAGCTACAGCCCCAGCGCCGATGTCTCCTGCTCCGACTCCTCTAGCGACTTCTTCGCTACGTCTTCCTCCGCCGCTGCGGCTCTGCCTCCTGACAAGGAGGTGTTGTTCTGGGGGAAGAAAGCGGTGGATTTCTCCG AAGTAGAGATGATGAAGGAGAGATTCGCCAAGCTTCTCCTCGGAGAAGACATGTCCGGCAGCGGCCAAGGCGTCTGCGCCGCCCTGGCCATCTCAAACGCCATCACCAATCTCTCCG CAAGTGTTTTCGGTGAACTTTGGAGATTGGAACCCCTGGCGCCGCAGAAGAAGGCAATGTGGCGACGGGAAATGGACTGGTTCCTGAGCGTGAGCGACCACATCGTGGAGCTCACCCCCTCGGTCCAGCAATTCCCTGGCGGTGGGTCGTTTGAGGTGATGGTATCTCGTCCCCGCACCGATCTCCATTTGAACCTTCCGGCGCTCAAGAAACTCGATGCCATGCTTCTAGAGATGCTGGATGGGTTCTGCACAAGTGAATTCTGGTACGTTGACCGAGGAATCCTGGTCtcaaatgatgatgatgataaaagCAGCGCGCGCCCGTCTTCTTCGTTCAGAAGGTCCTCCGTAAGGCAGGAGGAGAAATGGTGGTTGCCCTGTCCGAGAGTTCCGCCAAACGGTTTGTCTGAGGAAGCAAGGAAGAGGCTGCAGCTGTCAAAGGATTGTGCGAACCAGATACTGAAGGCGGCCATGGCGATAAATAGTGGAATCCTGGCTGAGATGGATATTCCTGATGTCTACTTTGAAACATTACCCAAG AATGGGAGGTGCTGTCTAGGCGACATGGTCTACCGCTACATAACTGATGATCAATTTTCGCCCGAGTGCTTTCTCGACTGTGTAGAGTTTCCATCGGAGCACCATATTCTGGAGCTGGCGAACAGGACCGAGGCAGCCATTCATGTTTGGCAGCAGAAGGGCCAAAACAAGCACTCTCAATCTAAAGCGAAGAAGAGTTCATGGGGTGAAAAGGTCATGAGCCTTGTTAGTGACACAGAAAGATGCCTGCTTCTTGCGCATCGAGCTGAGCTTCTTTTGCACAGTGTTCGACTTCGTTACCCTGGTCTTCCGCAGACTACTCTGGATATGTTCAGGATTCAATACAATAAG GATGTAGGGCAGTCGATCCTCGAGAGCTATTCGAGAGTAGTGGAGAGTTTGGCATTCAACATCGTCGCGCGGATTGAAGACTTAATCTTTGTGGATGATGCTGCTAAGAAATACGCAGCTGCTGAAGCTGTTTCTGTATTTAATCAGGAAGTTTTGGAAGGAATTCCATTGAAGAAAAGATCACCACCCAGCCTGATCTCGATTCATACTCCTTGTACCTCATCATTTGCTACTCCTATGTTTTGCTCATCCTCACCGATTGCAGAAAGTCCAGCAAAAGTATCATCATCCTTAAGCAAGGAAACTCCCGATGAACAACACAGGAGAAAGGTGGAGAAAACCTGGTCAGGGAACTTAAGTAATAGAAAAGATGCAGGAGATGCCCCTGAAAGGGACTGA
- the LOC122036084 gene encoding pentatricopeptide repeat-containing protein ELI1, chloroplastic-like — MAGVLPLSPTTPLPPFPDPPKLNQLRDRHSTGDDDALLLSHLAITQHSFPGKAAYISAMKAASLHSSDSHGRAVHACILKVGLVADRFIASSVVRFYSSVSDLDSARKVFDGVPLKDAALHTTLLTGYAQNGEIEKARGLFDAMSDRDVIAWNAMLSGYAQCRLPESALELFVEMQQLNCSPNEVTLILALSSCSQLGSLDLGEWIHGYINRHNVEIRRSITLNNSLVHMYAKCGRLDAALVLFLEQNPKNLESWNTMLCGLAVNGCAMATLSLFAQMIKFRLRPDRITFVGILMACSHVGMIDTAIMGFNCMKTVYGVEPKAEHVGCLVDALSRGGYLDKARSVLESMLFETNASAWRALLGGCFAHGDYELGVVVARHLIELEPLEESGYVALQKLYAITGRTEDALKVRKLMCDLDIKQSSGASMIEVEGTACEFLAGTL; from the coding sequence ATGGCAGGAGTGCTCCCCTTATCACCAACAACCCCGCTCCCGCCATTTCCCGATCCTCCCAAACTCAACCAGCTGCGCGATCGCCACAGTACCGGCGACGACGATGCCCTCCTCCTCAGCCATCTCGCAATTACCCAGCATTCCTTTCCGGGGAAAGCAGCCTACATCTCCGCCATGAAGGCTGCCTCCCTCCACTCCTCAGATAGCCACGGGAGAGCCGTCCACGCCTGCATCCTCAAGGTTGGCCTCGTCGCCGATCGCTTCATCGCCAGCTCCGTCGTCCGCTTCTACTCTTCCGTCTCCGACTTGGACTCCGCCCGCAAGGTGTTCGACGGAGTTCCTCTCAAGGATGCCGCGCTCCACACCACTTTGCTAACTGGCTATGCGCAGAATGGCGAGATTGAGAAGGCGAGGGGCTTGTTCGATGCCATGTCCGATAGAGACGTCATCGCTTGGAACGCCATGCTGAGTGGCTATGCCCAGTGTAGGCTTCCGGAGTCCGCTCTCGAGTTGTTCGTGGAAATGCAGCAGTTGAATTGTAGCCCGAATGAGGTCACTCTTATTCTCGCCCTGTCGTCGTGCTCTCAGTTGGGGAGTCTGGATTTGGGTGAATGGATTCATGGCTATATCAATCGACACAATGTGGAGATCAGGCGTTCGATAACGCTGAACAATTCCCTCGTCCATATGTATGCAAAGTGTGGTAGACTTGATGCAGCTTTGGTGTTGTTCCTTGAGCAGAATCCTAAGAACTTGGAGTCTTGGAACACAATGCTGTGTGGATTGGCTGTAAATGGATGTGCAATGGCTACTCTTTCCCTGTTTGCGCAGATGATCAAGTTCAGATTGCGACCAGATAGGATTACCTTCGTCGGAATTTTGATGGCTTGCAGCCATGTAGGCATGATTGACACTGCTATCATGGGCTTCAATTGCATGAAGACGGTTTATGGAGTTGAGCCAAAGGCAGAACATGTTGGATGCTTGGTGGATGCTCTTTCTCGTGGGGGGTATCTCGATAAGGCGAGATCAGTGCTTGAGAGCATGCTTTTCGAAACAAATGCTTCTGCTTGGCGTGCACTTTTAGGCGGATGCTTTGCTCATGGTGATTACGAGTTGGGCGTAGTGGTGGCGAGGCATCTCATTGAGCTTGAGCCACTGGAGGAAAGTGGATATGTAGCTCTGCAAAAGTTGTATGCGATTACTGGTAGAACAGAGGATGCATTGAAAGTGAGGAAACTGATGTGTGATTTGGACATCAAACAATCCTCAGGAGCAAGCATGATTGAAGTGGAAGGAACAGCGTGTGAGTTCTTGGCAGGAACACTATGA